A stretch of Bos taurus isolate L1 Dominette 01449 registration number 42190680 breed Hereford chromosome 5, ARS-UCD2.0, whole genome shotgun sequence DNA encodes these proteins:
- the TXNRD1 gene encoding thioredoxin reductase 1, cytoplasmic (UGA stop codon recoded as selenocysteine), with protein MNGSKDLPEPYDYDLIIIGGGSGGLAAAKEAAKYDKKVMVLDFVTPTPLGTRWGLGGTCVNVGCIPKKLMHQAALLGQALRDSRNYGWNVEETVKHDWERMTEAVQNHIGSLNWGYRVALREKKVTYENAYGEFVGPHRIKATNNKGKEKIYSAERFLIATGERPRYLGIPGDKEYCISSDDLFSLPYCPGKTLVVGASYVALECAGFLAGIGLDVTVMVRSILLRGFDQDMANKIGEHMQEHGIKFIRQFVPIKVEQIEAGTPGRLRVIAKSTDSDQTIEGEYNTVLLAIGRDACTRKIGLENVGVKINEKTGKIPVTEEEQTNVPYIYAIGDILEGKLELTPVAIQAGRLLAQRLYGGSTVKCDYENVPTTVFTPLEYGSCGLSEEKAVEKFGEENVEVYHSYFWPLEWTIPSRDNNKCYAKVVCNIKDNERVVGFHVLGPNAGEVTQGFAAALKCGLTKDQLDSTIGIHPVCAEVFTTLSVTKRSGGNILQTGCUG; from the exons ATGAATGGCTCCAAGGATCTCCCGGAGCCCTATGACTACGACCTCATCATCATTGGAGGGGGTTCTGGAGGACTGGCAGCCGCCAAG GAGGCAGCCAAATATGACAAGAAGGTGATGGTTCTGGATTTTGTCACTCCAACCCCTCTTGGAACTAGATGGG GTCTTGGAGGAACGTGTGTGAATGTGGGTTGCATACCTAAAAAATTGATGCACCAAGCAGCGTTGTTAGGTCAAGCCCTACGAGACTCTCGAAACTATGGGTGGAACGTCGAGGAGACAG TTAAACATGACTGGGAGCGAATGACAGAGGCGGTCCAGAACCACATTGGTTCTCTCAACTGGGGCTACCGCGTGGCTCTGCGGGAGAAAAAGGTCACCTATGAGAACGCATACGGAGAGTTTGTGGGGCCTCATAGGATTAAG GCAACAAATAACAAAGGCAAAGAGAAGATTTACTCAGCAGAGAGATTTCTCATTGCCACTGGTGAAAGGCCGCGTTATTTGGGTATCCCCGGTGACAAAGAATACTGTATCAGCAG tgatgaTCTTTTCTCTCTACCTTATTGCCCGGGTAAGACCCTGGTGGTTGGAGCATCCTATGTTGCTTTGGAATGTGCTGGATTTCTTGCTGGTATTGGTTTAGACGTCACTGTTATGGTACGATCCATTCTCCTAAGAGGATTTGACCAGGACATGGCCAACAAAATTGGTGAACATATGCAAGAACATGGTATCAAGTTCATAAGACAGTTTGTACCAATAAAA GTTGAACAAATTGAAGCAGGGACACCAGGCCGACTGAGAGTGATAGCTAAGTCCACCGATAGTGACCAAACCATCGAAGGAGAGTATAATACG GTATTGCTGGCAATAGGAAGAGATGCTTGCACGAGAAAAATTGGCTTAGAAAACGTGGGGgtaaagataaatgaaaa GACTGGAAAAATACCTGTCACAGAGGAAGAGCAAACCAACGTGCCTTACATCTATGCCATCGGTGATATATTGGAAGGGAAGCTGGAGCTCACCCCCGTGGCCATCCAGGCAGGAAGGCTGCTGGCTCAGAGGCTGTATGGTGGCTCCACTGTTAAG TGTGACTATGAAAACGTTCCAACGACTGTTTTCACTCCTTTGGAATATGGGTCTTGTGGTCTTTCTGAGGAGAAAGCTGTGGAGAAATTTGGGGAAGAAAATGTTGAG GTTTACCATAGTTACTTTTGGCCATTGGAATGGACGATTCCATCAAGGGATAACAACAAATGTTACGCAAAAGTAGTCTGCAATATCAAAGACAAT GAACGTGTTGTGGGCTTCCACGTACTGGGTCCAAATGCTGGAGAAGTGACCCAGGGCTTCGCAGCGGCGCTCAAATGTGGGCTGACCAAAGACCAGCTGGACAGCACCATCGGAATCCACCCCGTTTGCGCAGAG GTGTTCACGACTCTGTCGGTGACCAAGCGCTCCGGGGGAAACATCCTCCAGACCGGTTGCTGAGGTTAA